The Zygotorulaspora mrakii chromosome 4, complete sequence nucleotide sequence GCGCTCTTGGGACTGCTTCTCATATCAACCCAGCTACAGCGGCAGCAGCTGCAGGTAATACTTTTCTTAATCAGCCTACTCAAAGATATTTCCACAATAATGTAAGCAATTCAGCTACAATGATGGATGCAACTCATCCGGCTATGATGCAACCATCTCAGGAAGTTCAGGTTCAAGCACCTCAACCAGTTGCCAAGAAAATGTCATCTACTCAAAGTAGAATTGAGAAGAGGAAACAGCTGAAAAAGCAAGGCCCAAAGAGACCCTCTTCAGCATATTTCTTGTTCTCTATGTCAATAAGAAACGATCTTTTGCAACAATTTCCAGAAGCCAAGGTTCCTGAACTATCTAAACTCGCCTCTGCCAAATGGAAAGAACTGACTGATGATCAAAAGAAGCCATACTATGAAGAATTCAGAGTAAATTGGGGCAAATATAGGGTGTTAAGGGAcgaatatgaaaaaactttACCACCCAAGAGACCTTCAGGCCCATTCATTCAGTTTACTCAAGAAGTTCGTCCAATTGTTGTCAAGGAAAATCctgataaaaatttaattGAAGTAACAAAGATGATTGGTGAGAGATGGCGTGGATTGGATCCTGAGAAAAAAGCAGAGTACACGGAAACTTACAAGAGGAGATTGAAGGAATGGGAAAGTTGTTACCCAGAAGAGACTAGTGAAAAAACTTCTAAGAAAAAATAGACCCTTTCCGATACTCTCACAATAAGTTTTGTGAGGCttttttcaaccttttTCGTGATGAAAGGTTTTGtattatttcattttcttaATATCCATTGATTCTATTCTATTCTATAATACAGTTCGAAGTAATTTAAAATAGCTTGTTCTCTTATTTGAGACAATGTAACGCCTCTCCGTAATTCTagcttttttttgcttttctgAACTGCTCAATTAGCATCCGATCAATAACGTTGTTCTCTCTATATGCAAGTTAAATAGATGTAAGCGCTAACTACTACCTGTTTTACAATGTCAGGTAAAAACTGCCTATTTCCCTTTGACAGGCAGAATTTCAATTGATCCAAATACCAACAAGACTTATTTCTAACAATTTATCAACACTAACCCAACGGTGATATTTATTAAATGCTGCGGTGCCATCTCTTCCGGCGCAATGTTTAAAGAGAATGTCAACACCACCGGGgtgaaaatcaaaataatcTGTCATGGAGTAAACTCTCCCATTTATCACACTCCAGCAGTCTTCTTGTGTATTGTGCTTCCGTAATATTTCTGCATTAATTCTTAATGGTGGTTTAATTAAATATGGCGGAACTCCATTTTTAAGCTGCGTAAGACTATGAGGACTATTCAGTTGTTCTAGAGTCTTGACATCTTCACCAAGTAGTTTATCTACACGGGTGACTAAACCTTTTGACCTTTTCTTAGTTACTAATGCATGCCAATCTAGGGCACTATGACCAGGTTTCAGACTTACTTTCTTACGATATCCTCCACCTTTTAAGGTGGTACATCCGGCTTGGATGGGTACAGCAGACGTATCTTGGAACCGCACATGTGGAATGTTCAGAGATCGTGACGCGTTAGCTGCTGATTCTTTTGTTATAGGGATATGTGGTCTCTTGAAGGTATCATTCGAATCTTCCTGATTTCGAGATATTGGAGTCCTTAAAAAGTTCATTTTCGAATCtataaaattgaaattttgttaTGTTAAAACGATTTTGGCAATAGTCTTActatctcttttttttggcttgCTTTTTAAATTATCATATAGTACTTCAAGGATCACCGAGCGATGGCCTTTCTTACTCTCAAATTATTGACTACAAACGTCTAGTATCTGAAAAAACAGGAAAAATAAAGTAAAATGATCTCGACTTGTACATATAAGCGAGTATGAATAAAAGCTTATATTTCAGATAAGATATAAATATAGAGCTTTCTAACGAATATATTATATAGTTGGATTATCATAAATTGCTTTTGCAACAGGAAGCTGA carries:
- a CDS encoding NHP6B family protein — translated: MGAWISHDHPLQFQQLDHTDNQFHSPPQQQSLNQFQPQAFQPPYHQQFQQQFGGQGSQQQFNQIRQQPQQPQQQHHQHQSQQQHQSQQQRQSQQQPQHTLSNQQSQQQQAQYSQAGLPHQPNNSIPQLPQDFSYIQGNSGVQTINQQQLSELMYNSFLSHLAQKQVSTALTSALGTASHINPATAAAAAGNTFLNQPTQRYFHNNVSNSATMMDATHPAMMQPSQEVQVQAPQPVAKKMSSTQSRIEKRKQLKKQGPKRPSSAYFLFSMSIRNDLLQQFPEAKVPELSKLASAKWKELTDDQKKPYYEEFRVNWGKYRVLRDEYEKTLPPKRPSGPFIQFTQEVRPIVVKENPDKNLIEVTKMIGERWRGLDPEKKAEYTETYKRRLKEWESCYPEETSEKTSKKK
- the IRC21 gene encoding Irc21p, which encodes MNFLRTPISRNQEDSNDTFKRPHIPITKESAANASRSLNIPHVRFQDTSAVPIQAGCTTLKGGGYRKKVSLKPGHSALDWHALVTKKRSKGLVTRVDKLLGEDVKTLEQLNSPHSLTQLKNGVPPYLIKPPLRINAEILRKHNTQEDCWSVINGRVYSMTDYFDFHPGGVDILFKHCAGRDGTAAFNKYHRWVSVDKLLEISLVGIWIN